In Quercus lobata isolate SW786 chromosome 12, ValleyOak3.0 Primary Assembly, whole genome shotgun sequence, a genomic segment contains:
- the LOC115972150 gene encoding UDP-glucuronate 4-epimerase 4-like gives MSQLSRSSGSLDDTPSTPGKFKPDKPSPYIHRLRFHNLSKFTFYSAFFLAILCFFFLLSSPSGSNPRRSLGSYGGSDWERHVTRSARRRSDSGMTVLVTGAAGFVGTHVSMALKRRGDGVLGLDNFNLYYEPTLKRNRQKELQKNGVFIVEGDLNDKPLLHKLFDVVAFTHVMHLAAQAGVRYAMQNPSSYIHSNIAGLVNLLEVCKSANPQPSIVWASSSSVYGLNSKVPFSEKDRTDQPASLYAATKKAGEEIAHTYNHIYGLSITGLRFFTVYGPWGRPDMAYFFFTRDILKGKVIKIYETADHGSVARDFTYIDDVVKGCLAALDTAKKSTGSGGKKKGPAQFRIFNLGNTAPVPVSELVNILEKLLKVKAKRLVLPMPRNGDVKFTHANISLAHRELGYRPTTDLETGLKKFVKWYFKYYKEEKKKISAW, from the coding sequence ATGTCACAACTTTCCCGCAGTAGTGGTAGTCTTGATGACACACCTTCCACCCCTGGAAAGTTCAAACCGGACAAACCCTCGCCGTACATTCACCGCCTCCGCTTCCACAACTTGTCCAAATTCACTTTCTACTCCGCTTTCTTCTTAGCCATCCTCtgcttctttttccttctctcttctccTTCTGGCTCCAACCCCCGCCGATCTCTCGGCTCCTATGGCGGCTCCGACTGGGAGCGCCACGTCACTCGCTCGGCTCGCCGCCGCTCCGACTCCGGCATGACCGTCCTCGTCACCGGCGCCGCCGGCTTCGTCGGGACCCACGTCTCCATGGCCCTGAAGCGACGAGGCGACGGGGTTTTGGGTCTCGACAACTTCAACCTCTACTACGAACCCACCCTCAAGCGCAATCGCCAGAAGGAGCTCCAAAAGAATGGCGTTTTCATCGTCGAGGGAGACTTAAACGACAAGCCGTTGTTGCATAAGCTCTTCGATGTCGTTGCGTTCACACACGTCATGCACCTCGCAGCGCAAGCTGGTGTTCGCTACGCTATGCAGAACCCGAGCTCTTATATCCATAGCAACATCGCTGGGCTCGTTAATCTTCTCGAAGTTTGCAAATCAGCGAACCCACAACCTTCAATTGTCTGGGCTTCCTCGAGTTCTGTCTATGGATTGAATTCTAAGGTACCCTTTTCAGAAAAAGACCGGACCGATCAACCTGCGAGTCTCTACGCAGCAACGAAAAAGGCCGGTGAGGAAATTGCTCATACTTATAATCATATATACGGTCTTTCTATTACAGGGTTAAGGTTTTTCACTGTGTATGGACCTTGGGGTCGACCGGACATGGCGTATTTCTTTTTTACTAGAGATATTCTTAAAGGGAAAGTGATTAAGATATATGAGACTGCGGATCATGGTAGTGTGGCGAGAGATTTTACATACATTGATGATGTTGTGAAGGGTTGTTTGGCTGCGCTGGATACGGCGAAGAAGAGTACTGGAAGTGGTGGGAAGAAGAAGGGTCCTGCGCAATTtaggatttttaatttggggAATACGGCACCAGTGCCGGTGAGTGAGCTTGTGAATATATTGGAGAAGCTTTTGAAGGTGAAGGCTAAGAGGTTGGTGTTGCCGATGCCGAGAAATGGGGATGTGAAGTTTACGCACGCAAATATAAGTTTGGCGCATCGGGAGCTTGGGTATAGGCCCACTACTGATTTGGAGACAGGGCTGAAGAAGTTTGTGAAGTggtattttaaatattacaaggaggagaagaagaagattagtGCCTGGTGA